In one Elusimicrobiales bacterium genomic region, the following are encoded:
- a CDS encoding DedA family protein produces MIDSLVGLLHTAVDIFFHLDTHLNTWAGSLGQWLYVVFFLVIFCETGLVVTPFLPGDSFLFAIGALSARDGSPINIGFTMLLLSVAAVAGDAVNYAIGRWTGPKVFSSETSRWLNRGHLLRAHNFYEKYGGKTIILARFIPIIRTFAPFVAGIGTMGYGKFALYNVTGGIAWVCAFLWAGNKFSNLPVVKHHFHYVIAAIIIISVIPAVVEYLRESARHKKELAAAGSR; encoded by the coding sequence ATGATTGACTCCCTTGTCGGACTGCTGCACACCGCCGTTGATATTTTTTTTCATCTTGACACGCATCTCAACACATGGGCCGGCTCGCTGGGGCAGTGGCTGTATGTGGTGTTTTTTCTGGTGATATTCTGCGAGACGGGGCTTGTGGTTACGCCTTTCCTGCCGGGGGATTCTTTTTTGTTCGCGATAGGCGCGCTGTCTGCCAGGGACGGCTCTCCCATCAACATAGGCTTTACCATGCTGCTGCTGTCGGTCGCGGCGGTGGCGGGCGACGCGGTGAATTACGCCATAGGCCGCTGGACGGGGCCGAAGGTTTTCAGCAGCGAGACTTCGCGCTGGCTCAACCGCGGGCATTTGCTGCGCGCGCATAATTTTTACGAGAAATACGGCGGCAAGACCATAATACTGGCGCGCTTTATCCCGATAATACGCACCTTCGCGCCTTTTGTCGCGGGAATCGGGACAATGGGCTACGGCAAGTTCGCGCTCTATAACGTTACGGGCGGAATCGCGTGGGTATGCGCGTTTTTATGGGCGGGAAACAAGTTTTCCAATCTGCCGGTGGTCAAGCACCATTTTCATTACGTGATAGCCGCCATCATCATAATATCGGTGATACCGGCTGTGGTGGAATACCTCAGGGAATCCGCCAGGCACAAAAAAGAGCTTGCCGCCGCCGGTTCCCGCTGA
- the nagZ gene encoding beta-N-acetylhexosaminidase, with the protein MSALKELIGWKLVFGISGPEVDERTLALYHETGARGLILYRRNYRSPQQIKTLISTLESRLERRLLVTLDHEGGRVVFFGEDAVTVFPDNYTFGLMGDREAARQHGTIEARELRALGVDVNFSPVCDVIAENYNPGILSRSYSKSPEVVASFIKERIAGSQAFGLSATAKHFPGKGHTTVDAHIKLPVIHSTMKEMEDFHLKPFEAAMEAGVDCIMSSHPLYVNIDPDAPATFSRKIIHGLLREKYGYKGVIVSDDLEMGALADYGGAGAAIVKADKAGHDLLLVCHATDAQNKSYHELLKAYEDGSLKRAELEKSVERIKALFAKREKRFDGQPGPLAEGGELARRAAGRAADIINPGNFEIPVRLADFTGKTVFIYPRFADMTETLMWERGAADLDRYFLSQSCARGFRPKLCRVPLAPDDNAVARTIAQIEGADLSVIFVWDAGLHDGWRKVFEAAQSRSKRCIAILLRDFFDSRFALPGTLVASGYGFRKCQLDAVCAKVFADN; encoded by the coding sequence ATGTCGGCATTAAAAGAACTTATAGGCTGGAAACTTGTATTCGGAATATCCGGGCCCGAGGTGGACGAACGCACCCTGGCCCTCTATCACGAGACGGGCGCGCGCGGGCTTATACTCTACCGGCGCAATTACCGCTCCCCGCAGCAGATAAAAACATTGATTTCAACTCTGGAAAGCAGGCTGGAGCGCAGACTGCTGGTAACTCTGGACCACGAGGGCGGGCGTGTGGTGTTTTTCGGCGAGGACGCGGTAACCGTTTTTCCGGACAATTACACCTTCGGCCTGATGGGGGACAGGGAAGCCGCCCGCCAGCACGGAACAATAGAGGCGCGCGAATTGCGCGCGCTTGGCGTGGACGTCAATTTCTCCCCGGTTTGCGACGTCATAGCGGAAAATTACAACCCCGGCATACTTTCGCGCTCCTATTCCAAGTCGCCGGAGGTGGTGGCCTCTTTCATCAAAGAGCGCATCGCCGGCTCTCAGGCATTCGGCCTCAGCGCGACGGCCAAGCATTTTCCCGGAAAAGGCCACACCACGGTGGACGCGCATATAAAGCTGCCGGTCATCCATTCCACCATGAAGGAGATGGAGGATTTCCATCTCAAACCCTTTGAGGCCGCCATGGAGGCGGGGGTGGACTGCATCATGTCCTCGCATCCGCTTTATGTCAATATAGACCCGGACGCGCCCGCCACATTCTCGCGCAAGATAATCCACGGGCTGCTGCGCGAGAAATACGGCTACAAAGGCGTTATAGTCTCCGACGACCTGGAGATGGGCGCGCTGGCGGACTACGGCGGCGCGGGGGCGGCCATAGTCAAGGCCGACAAGGCCGGGCACGACCTGCTGCTGGTCTGCCATGCGACCGACGCGCAGAACAAATCGTATCACGAGCTGCTGAAGGCTTACGAGGACGGTTCCCTCAAGCGCGCCGAGCTGGAAAAATCGGTGGAGCGCATAAAGGCGCTGTTTGCCAAACGCGAAAAGCGGTTTGACGGCCAGCCGGGCCCGCTGGCCGAAGGCGGCGAGCTGGCAAGGCGCGCCGCGGGCCGGGCCGCCGACATAATCAATCCGGGCAATTTTGAGATTCCGGTCCGGCTTGCCGATTTTACCGGCAAAACTGTTTTCATTTACCCGCGCTTTGCCGACATGACCGAAACCCTGATGTGGGAGCGCGGCGCCGCGGACCTGGACAGGTATTTCCTGTCCCAGAGCTGCGCGCGCGGTTTCCGGCCCAAGCTGTGCCGCGTGCCGCTTGCCCCGGACGACAATGCCGTGGCCAGGACAATCGCGCAGATTGAAGGCGCGGACCTCTCCGTGATATTTGTCTGGGACGCGGGTCTGCATGACGGCTGGCGCAAGGTGTTCGAGGCGGCGCAGTCGCGCTCCAAGCGCTGCATCGCCATTCTGCTGCGCGATTTCTTTGACAGCCGCTTCGCGCTGCCCGGCACGCTTGTGGCCTCCGGCTACGGCTTCAGGAAATGCCAGCTTGACGCCGTCTGCGCCAAAGTCTTCGCAGATAACTAG
- the nadC gene encoding carboxylating nicotinate-nucleotide diphosphorylase: MDIKQLVKLALQEDIGSGDITTEALLPAGGKYRACAVAKESGIVCGIEPAALAFTLLDGKITAAKLLRDGDPVKPGTRILEVCGGRSIFTAERVALNFLQHLSGVATLTSRFVKAAEGTAAVILDTRKTTPGLRELEKRAVKCGGGFCHRMGLYDAALIKDNHIRAAGWKRVAAAVEELRSRRGVEFIEIEAQSLDEVRQAVAIGPDIILLDNLPLPEIKKAVRLVHALPPARRPQLEISGGVNLDTVGALARAGTDRISVGRITHSAPALDISLEITDEALS, from the coding sequence ATGGACATCAAACAACTCGTCAAACTCGCTCTTCAGGAAGACATCGGCTCCGGCGACATTACAACGGAGGCGCTGCTGCCGGCGGGGGGGAAATACCGCGCCTGCGCGGTGGCCAAGGAAAGCGGCATAGTCTGCGGTATAGAGCCGGCGGCGCTGGCTTTCACGCTGCTGGACGGCAAAATCACCGCCGCGAAGCTGCTGCGCGACGGCGACCCGGTAAAGCCGGGAACGCGGATACTGGAGGTTTGCGGCGGACGCTCCATATTCACGGCGGAGCGGGTGGCTTTGAATTTTCTCCAGCATCTCTCCGGCGTGGCTACGCTCACCTCGCGCTTTGTAAAAGCCGCCGAGGGCACCGCCGCCGTCATACTGGACACGCGCAAGACCACGCCCGGCCTGCGGGAGCTGGAAAAGCGCGCCGTCAAATGCGGCGGCGGCTTCTGCCACAGAATGGGGCTTTACGACGCCGCGCTTATAAAGGACAACCATATCCGCGCCGCCGGCTGGAAGCGGGTGGCCGCCGCGGTGGAGGAGCTTCGCTCCCGGCGCGGGGTGGAATTCATAGAGATAGAGGCCCAGTCGCTTGACGAGGTCCGCCAGGCCGTTGCCATCGGGCCGGACATAATACTGCTGGACAATCTGCCGCTGCCGGAAATAAAAAAAGCGGTGCGGCTGGTGCACGCGCTGCCGCCCGCCCGCCGCCCGCAGCTGGAAATATCCGGCGGGGTGAATTTGGACACCGTGGGCGCGCTGGCGCGCGCCGGGACCGACAGGATATCGGTGGGCAGAATCACCCATTCCGCCCCCGCGCTGGACATAAGTCTTGAGATAACCGATGAAGCTTTATCTTAA
- a CDS encoding 8-oxoguanine deaminase yields the protein MKQKTLLVKNALKIAVMDGAGTEISGGDIYIEGPRIVKTGKNLRVKAMETVDARGCVAVPGLVNTHHHLYQTLTRNLPGAQDSKLFDWLVYLYEIWRHIDGESVHASARAGLAELLLSGCTTSSDHLYLFPGGASANLIDAEIEAARELGIRFHPCRGSMSRGKSAGGLPPDDVVQTEDEIMRDCERLVNKYHDRGRFAMTRIALAPCSPFSVTPELLKLTAQAARKWDVRMHTHLAETKDENDYCLKTLGMRPLEYMRSSGWLEDGRSWFAHCVHLNPAESRLMAKTRAGVAHCPSSNMRLGSGIAPVNMYLRHGVAVSLGVDGSASNDCNDMPGEARNAMLCARVKDGAGAMSARQALRLATIGGARVLGRDDIGSLEPGMAADIALFDVSGLDFAGAQSDPVAALMFCGTSHRARHVIVNGKIAVKDGRLAKLDERRIAAAQNKAAAKLYRKAGLTPA from the coding sequence ATGAAACAGAAAACCCTGCTTGTAAAAAACGCGCTTAAAATCGCGGTGATGGACGGGGCCGGAACCGAAATCTCCGGCGGGGATATTTATATTGAAGGCCCGCGCATCGTTAAAACCGGCAAAAACCTGCGCGTGAAAGCCATGGAGACCGTTGACGCCCGCGGCTGCGTCGCCGTCCCGGGGCTGGTGAACACGCATCATCATCTCTACCAGACGCTCACCCGCAATCTGCCCGGCGCGCAGGACAGCAAGCTCTTTGACTGGCTGGTCTATCTCTACGAAATCTGGCGGCATATAGACGGGGAAAGCGTCCACGCCAGCGCGCGGGCCGGCCTTGCCGAACTGCTGCTTTCCGGCTGCACAACTTCAAGCGACCACCTGTACCTTTTCCCCGGCGGCGCAAGCGCAAACCTCATAGACGCGGAGATAGAGGCCGCCCGCGAGCTGGGAATCCGTTTCCATCCGTGCAGAGGCTCCATGTCGCGCGGCAAATCCGCCGGCGGGCTGCCGCCCGACGACGTGGTCCAGACCGAAGACGAGATTATGCGGGACTGCGAACGCCTCGTCAATAAATACCACGACAGGGGGCGTTTTGCCATGACGCGCATCGCGCTTGCGCCCTGCTCGCCTTTTTCAGTAACCCCGGAGCTTCTGAAACTCACCGCCCAGGCCGCCCGGAAATGGGATGTGCGCATGCACACCCATCTGGCCGAAACAAAAGATGAAAACGACTATTGCCTGAAAACCCTGGGAATGCGCCCGCTGGAATACATGCGCTCGTCCGGCTGGCTGGAGGACGGCAGAAGCTGGTTCGCGCACTGCGTGCACCTCAATCCCGCCGAATCGCGGCTTATGGCCAAAACCCGTGCCGGCGTGGCGCATTGCCCGTCGTCCAACATGCGGCTGGGTTCTGGCATCGCGCCGGTGAATATGTATCTGCGGCACGGCGTGGCGGTGTCGCTGGGGGTGGACGGCTCCGCCTCCAACGACTGCAACGACATGCCGGGCGAGGCCAGAAACGCCATGCTCTGCGCCCGCGTAAAAGACGGCGCCGGCGCGATGAGCGCGCGGCAGGCGCTGCGCCTTGCCACAATTGGCGGCGCGCGCGTGCTGGGCCGCGACGACATCGGCTCGCTGGAGCCGGGCATGGCCGCCGATATAGCGTTGTTTGATGTGAGCGGGCTGGATTTTGCCGGCGCGCAGAGCGACCCGGTGGCCGCGCTGATGTTCTGCGGCACAAGCCACAGGGCCAGGCATGTGATAGTAAACGGCAAAATCGCGGTCAAGGACGGCAGGCTGGCGAAACTGGACGAGCGCCGCATCGCCGCTGCGCAAAACAAAGCCGCCGCCAAACTCTACCGCAAAGCCGGACTTACCCCTGCATGA
- the gatB gene encoding Asp-tRNA(Asn)/Glu-tRNA(Gln) amidotransferase subunit GatB — protein sequence MAEHATTEFETVIGLEIHVQLNTESKLFCSCLSGAADAKPNTSICPVCTAQPGTLPVLNRKAVELAIKAALALNCKINERCVFARKNYFYPDLPKGYQISQYELPLASGGGISIGEKTIGITRLHMEEDAGKLLHAIGSAELDYSLVDFNRCGAPLAEIVSEPDMRSPDEAYAYLTALKAALQWAGISNCDMEKGELRADVNVSVRPRGQEKFGVKAEIKNLNSFKAVKDSLAHETDRQIALIKSGGKVTQETRLWDDREGKTFPMRSKEEAHDYRYFPDPDLVPLSPSRELVEGLKASLPELPDARRKRIAREYSVSDYDAGVLTLEKPLADYFETAMKAEKIPAKPLVNWLTNDLLGRLNADKRAVSDSPVAPQRLAELVALVESGKISGKMGKEVFEKAYSSGQSPREIVEAAGLSQVSDASLLEAWAKEAIAANGKAAADFRAGNEKAAGALVGFVMKKSGGKANPAALNAMIRKLLA from the coding sequence ATGGCGGAACATGCCACCACGGAATTTGAAACCGTAATCGGGCTGGAAATTCATGTCCAGCTAAACACGGAAAGCAAGCTGTTCTGCTCCTGCCTCTCGGGCGCGGCGGACGCAAAGCCCAACACATCCATCTGCCCTGTATGCACGGCCCAGCCGGGGACGCTGCCCGTCCTCAACCGGAAGGCGGTGGAGCTGGCCATCAAGGCGGCGCTTGCCCTCAACTGCAAAATCAACGAGCGCTGCGTCTTCGCCCGCAAAAACTATTTCTACCCGGACCTGCCCAAGGGTTATCAGATATCGCAGTACGAACTGCCGCTTGCCAGCGGCGGCGGTATTTCAATCGGCGAAAAAACCATAGGCATCACCCGCCTGCACATGGAAGAGGATGCGGGCAAGCTGCTGCACGCCATAGGCAGCGCGGAGCTGGATTATTCGCTGGTTGATTTCAACCGCTGCGGCGCGCCCCTTGCCGAGATAGTCTCGGAGCCGGACATGCGCTCCCCCGACGAAGCGTATGCCTATCTTACCGCGCTGAAAGCTGCGCTTCAATGGGCCGGAATCTCCAACTGCGACATGGAAAAGGGCGAGCTGCGCGCCGACGTAAATGTCTCCGTCCGCCCGCGCGGGCAGGAGAAATTCGGCGTAAAGGCGGAGATAAAAAACCTCAACTCCTTCAAGGCGGTCAAAGACTCTCTGGCCCATGAGACAGACCGGCAGATTGCCCTCATAAAAAGCGGCGGCAAAGTAACGCAGGAAACCCGCCTCTGGGACGACAGGGAAGGCAAAACCTTCCCCATGCGCTCCAAAGAGGAGGCGCACGACTACCGCTATTTCCCGGACCCGGACCTGGTGCCGCTGTCGCCTTCGCGGGAACTGGTGGAGGGGCTTAAAGCCTCTCTGCCGGAACTGCCGGACGCCCGGCGGAAAAGAATTGCGCGCGAGTATTCGGTAAGCGACTACGACGCCGGAGTGCTGACGCTGGAAAAGCCGCTGGCGGATTATTTTGAAACCGCCATGAAGGCCGAAAAAATTCCGGCCAAGCCGCTGGTCAACTGGCTGACAAACGACCTGCTGGGCCGGCTCAACGCCGACAAGCGGGCTGTTTCCGATTCCCCCGTTGCGCCGCAGCGGCTGGCGGAACTGGTGGCGCTGGTGGAAAGCGGCAAAATCTCCGGCAAAATGGGCAAGGAAGTTTTTGAAAAAGCCTACTCCTCCGGCCAGTCGCCGCGCGAGATTGTAGAGGCCGCCGGCCTCTCCCAGGTAAGCGACGCTTCCCTACTGGAAGCCTGGGCGAAGGAAGCCATAGCCGCCAACGGGAAAGCGGCGGCGGATTTCAGGGCCGGCAACGAAAAGGCCGCCGGCGCGCTGGTGGGATTTGTGATGAAAAAATCCGGCGGGAAGGCCAATCCCGCCGCGCTTAACGCCATGATAAGGAAACTGCTTGCCTGA
- a CDS encoding metallophosphoesterase, whose product MKLYLNIIGVLLALNAIYIGMHLFVAWWLVRHFECVPPGTARLLFLLMALLLPCAMYYVRHWPGGFTVAVEMLTYAWMGVLFIWFCAAFAGTVAEFAAGFFAGRAEILFWGGRLTLGAVAALSVFAVFCAWRGPVLRRIEIPVKNLPAALDGFVIAELADIHLGGSVPFSRLEKTLRILSSVKPDMLAIAGDFVDPGFHDPEKLRRAAELLHFPAGKYGVFGNHEFYYGIPQAQLMYEAFGVKLLRGAAAELPGGLQIAGIDDKRAGHVSSAQVAELLAKLDPARPSVYLSHEPLDFDIAAAHGVSLMLSGHTHAGQIFPFNLFVRTTYKKIYGLFQNGGGWLYVTSGAGWWGPPMRLLTTSEIPVFTLRPAVVK is encoded by the coding sequence ATGAAGCTTTATCTTAACATCATAGGCGTGCTGCTGGCGCTTAACGCCATATATATCGGCATGCATCTGTTCGTGGCGTGGTGGCTGGTGCGCCATTTTGAGTGCGTGCCGCCGGGGACGGCGCGGCTGCTGTTTCTGCTCATGGCGCTGCTGCTGCCGTGCGCGATGTATTACGTGCGCCACTGGCCCGGGGGCTTTACCGTAGCGGTGGAGATGTTGACGTATGCGTGGATGGGCGTCCTGTTTATCTGGTTCTGCGCGGCGTTTGCCGGCACAGTGGCGGAGTTTGCCGCCGGGTTTTTCGCCGGCAGGGCGGAAATTCTGTTCTGGGGCGGGCGGCTGACGCTGGGCGCGGTGGCGGCGCTGTCGGTATTTGCGGTGTTCTGCGCCTGGCGCGGGCCGGTGCTGCGGCGCATTGAAATTCCGGTGAAAAACCTGCCCGCCGCGCTGGATGGTTTTGTCATAGCTGAACTTGCCGACATTCACCTGGGCGGTTCGGTGCCGTTTTCCCGGCTGGAAAAGACGCTGCGCATACTCTCCTCAGTGAAACCGGACATGCTGGCAATCGCGGGCGATTTCGTGGACCCCGGCTTCCACGACCCGGAAAAGCTGCGCCGCGCGGCGGAACTGCTGCATTTCCCCGCCGGCAAATACGGGGTGTTCGGCAATCATGAGTTTTATTACGGCATACCGCAGGCGCAACTGATGTACGAGGCTTTCGGCGTGAAGCTGCTGCGCGGCGCGGCAGCGGAGCTGCCGGGCGGCCTGCAAATCGCGGGTATAGACGACAAGCGGGCGGGCCATGTCTCCTCCGCGCAGGTGGCGGAGCTGCTTGCGAAGCTGGACCCCGCCAGGCCGTCGGTGTACCTGTCGCATGAGCCGCTGGATTTTGACATCGCCGCGGCGCACGGCGTGTCGCTGATGCTTTCCGGCCACACCCATGCGGGGCAGATATTCCCGTTCAACCTGTTCGTGCGGACCACTTATAAAAAAATCTACGGCCTGTTCCAAAACGGCGGGGGCTGGCTGTATGTAACCTCCGGCGCGGGCTGGTGGGGGCCGCCCATGCGGCTGCTTACAACGTCCGAAATTCCTGTTTTCACGCTGCGCCCGGCTGTTGTAAAATAA
- a CDS encoding M23 family metallopeptidase, which yields MHKLILLAAVASWAGTPADMASFYPQWARYSVWTQAGPPSPSAETYRALNCLVQGKHKISPRDSINSIARVYGTDVRSLQSTNQNEFVVMRSGGYIRVMNKKGFLYESAREENLDSIVARYCKGGDKAALKRKIIDENRLPPSAMLGPYHLEKGEYLILPGVFVAVDGYHIPINGQWRISSGFGYRRHPLLRRRIKHQGIDLPKPYGAKVYPSRSGTVSFAGWEGGYGNMVEITHDNGEATRYGHLSRISVACGERVKKDKTLIGLVGDTGYTTGPHLHFEIRDRRGRPVNPYLRLGKG from the coding sequence ATGCATAAACTGATTCTGCTGGCGGCGGTGGCTTCCTGGGCGGGGACTCCGGCGGATATGGCTTCTTTCTATCCGCAATGGGCCAGATACTCGGTATGGACCCAGGCCGGCCCGCCGTCGCCCTCGGCGGAGACCTACCGCGCATTGAACTGCCTGGTGCAGGGAAAACACAAAATCTCCCCGCGCGACAGCATCAATTCCATAGCGCGCGTATATGGCACGGATGTGCGCTCGCTCCAGTCCACCAACCAGAATGAATTTGTCGTCATGCGCTCCGGCGGTTATATCCGAGTGATGAACAAGAAAGGTTTTCTCTACGAATCCGCCAGGGAGGAAAACCTGGATTCCATAGTCGCGCGCTACTGCAAAGGCGGGGACAAGGCCGCGCTGAAACGTAAAATTATAGACGAAAACCGGCTGCCCCCCTCGGCTATGCTGGGACCGTATCATCTGGAAAAAGGCGAGTACCTGATTCTGCCCGGGGTTTTCGTGGCGGTGGACGGCTACCATATCCCGATAAACGGGCAGTGGCGCATCAGCTCGGGTTTTGGCTACAGGCGGCATCCGCTGCTGCGCCGGCGGATAAAGCATCAGGGCATAGACCTCCCCAAGCCCTACGGGGCGAAGGTGTACCCGTCCCGCTCCGGCACGGTTTCTTTCGCCGGCTGGGAGGGCGGCTACGGCAATATGGTGGAAATAACCCACGACAACGGCGAGGCCACCAGGTACGGACATCTTTCCAGAATTTCAGTCGCCTGCGGCGAGCGCGTTAAAAAAGACAAAACCCTCATCGGCCTGGTCGGAGACACCGGCTACACTACCGGCCCCCATCTGCATTTTGAAATACGCGACAGGCGCGGCAGGCCGGTAAACCCCTACCTGCGGCTTGGCAAAGGCTGA
- a CDS encoding tetratricopeptide repeat protein — translation MIPAAEFDGHARPACRENSAQEYSAGCRRIPLSNCRKWIKAKTAPFLAAALAIALFWPSLKGGFLGGDDMQYVTGNADVVGAGWGGVFSSSSLGYYHPLTPLSFRLERLVFGLNPAAYHATNIALHAANCTLLYRFVLALEGGAPAALAASLLFAAHPLRAESVCWISGRKDLLCCFFLLAMLTVYIGYVKSRDWRGLAASCLLFALAMLSKPTAAAAPFALVLVDWRLRRGWGRVVWAEKILFLLAGAAMFSMSFFIGGFFLSASGAGLPVMDKLALCGRGLWFYLAKTLWPARLSVLYPHFAQPEQFAAKYLPLSGFAALLAAPALLCRRKNWEAAAPEKTPLCAPAFFGLGFFALLLLPALPFPDLFPADRYTYIPAAGIFLLAGAVFARFYGKAAITCAGAVLLACCWLCSARVNLWLDGIALCDDAIAKIGNSADSTAVPTMLANRGAEYFTRGQYANALGDFTKAIELNPSFDYVYGYRGAACSATGDYARAEADYTIGIKSRPRYAETYVNRGKVRYAQKKYAAAMEDFAKALELKPRYGYAYYARASVLAALGRHEQALEDVSKALELEPSAGAWRLRAAAEFALGRYPQSAGDYGKAIALEPSAEDYLSRGCAVMRTGGFAAAEADMNEALRLRPDYGEAYVNRGIARGNLGRHGEALADFDRALSLNPGDAAARNGKAVAGKMLRGR, via the coding sequence ATGATTCCCGCCGCGGAATTTGACGGGCATGCCCGTCCGGCATGCAGGGAAAATTCCGCGCAGGAATATTCCGCCGGTTGCCGCAGAATTCCGCTGTCCAACTGCAGGAAATGGATTAAAGCGAAAACCGCGCCTTTTCTGGCCGCCGCGCTGGCTATCGCGCTGTTCTGGCCCTCGCTGAAAGGCGGCTTCCTCGGCGGCGACGATATGCAGTATGTAACCGGCAACGCCGATGTCGTCGGCGCGGGATGGGGCGGCGTATTTTCGTCGTCCTCGCTGGGATATTACCATCCGCTGACGCCGCTTTCCTTCCGGCTGGAAAGGCTGGTTTTCGGCCTCAACCCCGCCGCCTATCACGCCACTAATATCGCGCTGCATGCCGCCAACTGCACGCTGCTGTATCGCTTTGTTCTCGCGCTTGAGGGCGGCGCGCCCGCCGCGCTGGCGGCCTCGCTGCTGTTTGCGGCGCATCCGCTGCGCGCCGAATCGGTGTGCTGGATTTCCGGCAGGAAGGACCTGCTCTGCTGTTTTTTCCTGCTGGCGATGCTGACGGTTTATATCGGATACGTCAAATCGCGGGATTGGCGGGGGCTGGCGGCCTCGTGCCTGCTTTTCGCGCTGGCCATGCTGTCAAAACCCACCGCGGCGGCGGCCCCCTTCGCGCTTGTGCTGGTTGACTGGCGGCTGCGGCGCGGCTGGGGGCGCGTGGTCTGGGCGGAAAAAATCCTGTTCCTGCTTGCGGGCGCGGCGATGTTTTCAATGTCATTTTTCATAGGCGGGTTTTTCCTGTCGGCAAGCGGCGCGGGGCTGCCTGTAATGGACAAGCTGGCGTTGTGCGGGCGGGGGTTGTGGTTTTATCTGGCAAAAACGTTGTGGCCCGCGCGGCTTTCGGTGCTGTACCCGCATTTCGCGCAGCCGGAACAGTTTGCCGCGAAATACCTGCCTCTGTCCGGTTTTGCGGCATTGCTGGCTGCCCCGGCATTATTGTGCCGCCGGAAGAATTGGGAAGCCGCCGCGCCGGAAAAAACGCCGCTGTGCGCGCCCGCGTTTTTCGGGCTGGGTTTTTTCGCGCTGCTGCTGCTGCCCGCGCTGCCTTTCCCGGACCTGTTCCCGGCGGACAGGTACACGTATATACCGGCGGCGGGGATATTCCTGCTGGCGGGCGCGGTATTCGCCCGGTTTTACGGCAAAGCGGCCATAACCTGCGCCGGCGCGGTTTTGCTGGCGTGCTGCTGGCTTTGCTCGGCGCGGGTGAATTTATGGCTGGACGGCATAGCCCTCTGCGACGATGCCATCGCCAAAATCGGCAATTCCGCGGACTCAACCGCCGTTCCCACGATGCTGGCCAACAGGGGCGCGGAGTATTTCACGCGCGGGCAGTACGCCAATGCGCTTGGGGATTTCACCAAAGCGATAGAGCTCAACCCCTCCTTTGATTATGTTTACGGCTATCGCGGCGCGGCCTGCAGCGCGACCGGCGATTATGCGCGGGCCGAGGCGGATTATACTATCGGCATAAAATCCCGGCCCCGGTATGCGGAAACCTATGTGAACCGGGGCAAGGTGCGCTACGCGCAAAAAAAATACGCCGCCGCCATGGAGGATTTTGCAAAAGCCCTTGAACTAAAGCCGCGTTACGGTTATGCTTATTACGCGCGCGCCTCCGTTCTGGCCGCGCTGGGGCGGCATGAACAGGCGCTGGAGGATGTTTCCAAAGCGCTGGAGCTGGAACCTTCCGCCGGGGCATGGCGTTTGCGCGCGGCGGCGGAGTTTGCGCTGGGCCGGTACCCGCAATCCGCCGGGGATTACGGAAAAGCCATCGCGCTGGAGCCTTCGGCGGAAGATTATCTTTCAAGAGGCTGCGCCGTGATGCGGACGGGCGGATTTGCCGCCGCCGAAGCCGACATGAACGAGGCGCTGCGCCTGAGGCCGGACTACGGTGAGGCTTATGTGAACCGCGGCATAGCGCGCGGCAACCTGGGCCGGCACGGCGAGGCGCTGGCGGATTTTGACAGGGCGCTTTCGCTAAACCCCGGCGACGCGGCGGCGCGCAACGGCAAAGCCGTGGCCGGAAAAATGCTGCGCGGGAGATGA
- a CDS encoding cold-shock protein yields the protein MAKGKVKWFNNQKGYGFITPEDGSKDLFVHYSAITGDGYKSLTEGQEVEFETSDSDKGPKAINVRKAA from the coding sequence ATGGCAAAAGGAAAAGTGAAGTGGTTCAACAATCAGAAGGGTTACGGCTTCATCACCCCTGAGGATGGCTCAAAAGATTTGTTTGTCCATTACTCAGCAATAACCGGCGACGGCTACAAGAGCCTCACCGAAGGTCAGGAAGTGGAGTTTGAAACCTCCGATTCCGACAAGGGCCCCAAAGCCATCAACGTCAGAAAAGCCGCTTAA